In the genome of Chiroxiphia lanceolata isolate bChiLan1 chromosome 29, bChiLan1.pri, whole genome shotgun sequence, one region contains:
- the LOC116799679 gene encoding scale keratin-like isoform X1: protein MLTQGGAGAAQPWCHQQQGVSPVHIGPAGAEPWWGCYKRPGRARLCQAALATLSSGKRSSSASLAEMSCYELCPPKASVAVPKPSVAVPQPIAESCNELCARQCPDSTAFIQPPPVVVTFPGPILSSFPQQAVVGSAGAPAFGGSLGLGGLYGQGATQASGGLCTFPTACAAPACSPWLLPRYSRKIWDTCGPC from the exons ATGCTGActcagggaggggcaggagcgGCCCAGCCCTGGTGTCATCAGCAGCAGGGAGTGTCCCCTGTGCACATTGGCCCGGCCGGGGCTGAGCCGTGGTGGGGCTGCTATAAAAGGCCTGGCCGGGCCAGGCTGTGCCAAGCTGCTCTGGCCACCTTGTCCTCGGGGAAAAGG AGCTCCAGCGCATCCCTGGCCGAGATGTCCTGCTACGAGCTGTGCCCCCCCAAAGCCAGCGTGGCTGTGCCCAAGCCCAGCgtggctgtgccccagcccaTCGCCGAGAGCTGCAACGAGCTGTGCGCCCGCCAGTGCCCCGACTCCACGGCCTTCATCCAGCCGCCCCCCGTGGTGGTCACCTTCCCCGgccccatcctcagctccttcccccagcaaGCCGTGGTGGGCTCCGCCGGAGCCCCCGCCTTTgggggctccctggggctggggggcctcTACGGCCAAGGGGCCACCCAGGCCTCGGGGGGCCTCTGCACCTTTCCCACAGCCTGCGCTGCTCCCGCCTGCAGCCCTTGGCTCCTGCCCCGCTACTCCAG